The Nematostella vectensis chromosome 11, jaNemVect1.1, whole genome shotgun sequence nucleotide sequence TGAATGTTCTGGATTTTCCGGGATTGAATAGCACTCTACGACGAATCGTCGACGACACGATTGCTTCTTTCGTCGTGCTTCCGAACCGCGTCGCCATTCCGTTAGCCGAAGGCGTCGACGCCAGTGATCTCCAGTATCCAATCCCCCAAGGAGTGCTTCGGGTGAAAGTCGTAGAGGCTCGGGACCTCGTCGCTAAGGACTTCGGGGTCGTGAAAAAAGGAAAGTCGGATCCTTACGCTATCCTGGAAATCGGCGCGCAGAAGTTCAGGACCAAAGTCAAGAAGAATGATCTGAACCCAACATGGAATGAGACTTTTGAGGCATTCGTCGATAACAGCGAGGGACAAGACATTGATATGTTTCTGTGGGATGAAGACAAGGCAGGGAAGGACTCCAAACTCGGCTTCCTCTCCACCCAAATCGCGTCCGCGGTCGAACAGGGACAACGCGACGTGTGGCTACCCCTCCAGGGGGCCAAGACGGGCAGAGCGCACCTCCACTTGTCATGGTTCCCGCTGAGTGACCAGGCCAGCGATCTGaaggcaccacaggagccccaCGCGTCTGTGGCGGCATTATTTGTGAAGGTGGTCAGCGCTGAAAGTTTGCCCCAGCCTCACAAGAAAGCGCACTTGAAAAGCGTGTTCTGTGAAGTCAGCATCGCCGAGCAGACCAACAAGACCTTTATCGTGTACGGCGAAAAATCGGAATGGAACCAGGGACTCCGGTTTTTCGTCCGCGACCCAGCGAATGATGAGGTGGAAGTAAAGGTGATTGAATCCAAGGGAAACCGCTCTCTAGGGCGCGTGCGCTTTAACCTGAGGTCGCTGATCCAGAAACCGCATATGACAGTGCGCGAGACCTTCAAGCTGGAGGACTCGGGCGAGAAGAGCACCCTGACGTGTCGTTTTACTCTCCGTATGCTGAAGGTCCCGGATGTTGACGCAAAGGATGCCGGTCCACGCGACAGGAAAGCGAGGTAATTAgttgagcatgcgcagtgAATTCTTTCGTCAATGATTATTTAGTCAATTAAGGTATTTTAATAATCACACATTTCAGTACAATTTTGGTAATAGTTTCAATATTAATGAATAGACAATTGTCGTATATAAGTGAcatgttctttaaaaatcagagAAGCTGTTACCTTTTTATAGAGAGTAAGTATTTTCTCGCAAATAATGTGTAatttggtatttatattttaatatgcAAAACCCTTAAAATTTTTTGTAAGGACTCGAAATTTATATTTCTATACACCATATTTGTATATTCATTAATACTTAAAGCAATCTTTTTTCTGGTTAGAATTTGCGGAATTTGATATTTAAAGATAAGGATTGGATATTTATAGACACGAAGTAGTTTTTATTGTGAAAAACAAATACTGAAAATTGCATGTCAGCAGTACAATATTTTTGTAAGTTATTCACTCATTCATGTCACTGCACATGCACGTGTAAGTAAAGCAAAGCCTGTACTTTGATAATGGTGTATTAAACAAGGGTTTATTAAACACTTTTCGGTAACTAGCGTTCATGTGATTAATTTCAGAGATACATTTTTGCAAAATCTTCCTTTTGTTGGCATCGATGAATTAGAATACCGTAAATAGTCCAACCACTCACATGAGTGTTACCCGAACGCtcgaaaaatatcaaatatctAATGCCGGCTTTTCACTAGGGGAGGGAGACGGAGAAATAAACCCTTACACCTGTGAAAAACAGTCCAAAAGAGACACAAGcggagaagaaaaaaaggaaccGTTCAGTTCCTTCTCAGCTTGTGTCTCCCCCGATTTTCTCATACGTTTATAGGTATCTGACGTCTCCGTTTTCTTGCCTAGTGAAAATTTGCCCCCATTGCGATTTTCAACCCACTCAATTTTCGCGATTTGTCTGTTTGCATTTAAGAAAGAGAATTGGATAAGAAACGGGTAATTGCTGGAAAACGCTTCCATTTTAGTTTATTCATGAAaaccgtaaaaaaaaaatagaaaatgttGATGTAAGGGTTACTTCCTTAAATCAAAAACTTATTGTGCAGCGTCTTTTCTTTCTCTGCGCCTTTTTACCCATTTTGTGCGTGAAttattgaatttatttttggcatagtttttacttttttgaagACAGCAGTAGCTTTTGTAGCCTGACAAGGCGAATAcggtacactctttttttagaaccttttttataagaacgtccagtcTGAGATTTCACccaattttaagaacatgataagaacatgccgaggctcagataacagggaaaaatattcttttcgattcctgatgcgttctaaaatgcagaatcaatttgtgctcatagtaacaaccttattattgctattgatcattagtgtaattctcttcctattaattcattgggtattatattcttatattcactaaaatttaagagcatcgttaagaacatattcagccttgaacggcccagccttaactgaaaattagatgttcttataaaaagagtgtatcaCATTTTACACCTGAAACATGTTTTCAGTGGTAATGAATTTCAGTGCAAAATATATATGGCCGTTCTAAAACTGACTGCTGATAATAAACGATCGAATGATTTTTCCACATTTTCGTGCATTATGTAGAAATTGATGAGATCTAAAGCATTTATTTTCTAAGAAGAACTTCTGTTTTCTGTTTGCAATTCGCCCATTTTActttgcaatattttttcttaaaagttGTATTCgaagtaaacaattttggtTGTAACTTTGGAGTAATTAAATGGTATAAAAAATGCGAAAACTGACTAAGATGGTTTTGCTGGTCTGGAAAAAGGACAAGATAGTTTTTCGTAAGTATATTTTCGCTAAAATACCAATAAGCTAAACTATATTGTAACCCTGTTTCCCTCCGTCTTTCCTTGCAGTCGTAAAAGCTCAAAAAGATCATTCCACCAGAAGCAAGAAGACACAGCAGTACAAGCCATCGAAAAAACACATGTTCCCGTCCCAATATTAGTCGTCAACGGCGTTCAGCCTGTGGATGAAACGCACCACGCGGAGACTGGGTCAGACCAGGGCAGCGTCTATGACGACAGCACGCTCGAGCTTCGTACCCAGGACTTCGACCTAAAAAGCCGAGGGGAGCTGGAGCTTAACTTGAAATACGATCACGTGAGAAATACCCTAGTTGTCAAGGTCATCAGCGCACGAAACCTGCGCAGTGGCGATGCCGAGAACAAGACAAACCCGTTTGTCCGGTTATACCTGTTACCAGACAGGTCGAAGAAGACACGTCGAGTCACGAAGACGGTCAGAGGGGCGTACTCGGGGATGTTTAACGAAGTGTTCGAGTACGCTATTGGCCTAGATCTACTGGGTGATCGGCAGCTGGCGTGCGCTGTCAAGAGTGATCGTGGTCTCAGAAATAGGCTGATCGGTGAGACGACCGTGGATTTGGGGGAACTGGAGCTGACCGATGGCGTGACACTCCACCGTGACCTCATTAAAATGCATTGAATCTGTCACGCAACAGTAGAATCATGGTTCATTTAAGGTTCTGAAGATTGCTAATCGTGAAATTACGAGAATTCCTTCGTTCACGAGAATTTCTCAAAGAACGAGTCTAGAACTAGAATGcacttaaaaagaaaaattataaaaaaattattaaaaatttcaTTATAAAGGGGGAAGAGACCTAAAACATTGATGACAAACGACCCGTTAGCCTAGAAAACCAAACTAGCAAGATACTTGGATACCAACGGCTAcgcaataaaaataaatcaataatgAATCGACGGtcacaacaaaaacaatagacGTTAGTAATTGTAAtaactttatttcttttaaagcttaagaatttaaaaaatgtccataattttttttaaagttgggGCAATTGTTGAAGgcaatttaaacaaaaatatttataataaaataatacttttTGGAACTTACTCCGTTTGTGTATCAATAACAGCAGCCACGAAACTGAAGGAATGAATTGCAAGCGACATGTAAATGATGACGACGAAGTCACCACACTCTGTTTTACAGTCGTAAGCCCATCTACACGAGCGAAAGTATAGTTTGCCGTGTAGAAAATCCTAACAATTTATATTTGCTCGTATAGATGGCGCAAAGTCGGCAACTTTTATGAAAATTCATACCAAGTTATCTTCGATAAaatttccagttttttttcGCGTGATTGAGACGTGCTAAAGGTGGCTGTTTCACGTACGACTCTTGAAACCTTTTGAAAGGAAAGGTTCTATTAAGCAAATTTTTCTTACTTAATTACCTGCTAGAAGCAAGGGAATACAACGAGCCCCCTCcccgaaacacgttaaaatgacatatttcgtcgtttgaatacgttctgatgccgaaaatatccattttaaaagttgctgggaAACAAATATATGTTCCTTTTTCTCAGAAGGGACCATTCCTTTTTTCCCCAGCCAGCAGTGGTTAGGCATTTtagcacatgaataattgcccgtataaccgatcgggacgattttttcccaagcatccgctccagcgccccaaaaatattcccagcacaacttgttcgactccacaaatttgcgagcagaaccattcgggacgatttttttccccagcaaccgagggatataacatcttcccagccagcaaaaaaaaacgggctgcggaacattttttttgcggaacagatccgttttgtAGCCTTCTCTGCGGGCAACTCGTTAAGAAATGGACGGAAagaatgggttacctgtggcgaAATTGCGGAGGAGGGAGACTAGAAGTAGCGCTTCCGGTTTGTCACTTGCGTTTTtttgccacaggaaacccaatcctttttttttctttttctgctctTTGTGATGCTTGCGGAGGGGCTatccgttttgtgcccttgtaGAGTTTATCTATTTTTTGAGCTCGCATGTCATAGTTATACCCGCGGATAGACTCAACTCTGACAACTGTATCGTTGTTCGTCCAATCGAATTCCACCCCCTACGCATGCTCAGCCCTGGTCTCGCATTCTTTACCTCTATATCTAAATCTCTGTCCTTCAGTTGGTCCAACCCAACACAATACTCTATTGTTTCATTAAAACTAGGTGCCAGACTCCCACGTACGGCTCCTGTCCGCCGTCGGGTTTTCTTTGTTCGGTCCGGTAGCAGGTACAACCTGACAAACGGGTTTGTTTTGTTCTCTGGGTACCTAGATCTAAGTCTTTCCGCGCGAATGATGTTGATCAGTAGTCTATTTTTGCCATGGTCGTATTTTAGAGTGAGTTTGACCTCTCCCCTTGTCGATAACTCTTCGGTTGATGGTCCTATCGAAGGTCCTACGGACAACTCAGAGCTGAACCCGGCAGTACTACTAGTTAAAGATGTAGTAGAGTACGCACCACGTGGAAAACTTGCACTTCCCCCGTCCGTCTCCCCCCCAGTCAAATTTGACGTTGAGCTTGACCCCCCTAGGTCGTGATGACTTTCCAGCACGGAGTTTTTCGTAGCCGGTGTTACCGGTTCTACTGGTTTTGGTTCGTGCGCTCTCAAGGCGCGCATGACAACGCGACACTTGAGCGCTGTTCGCTCTAGTCCTGGCCCTTGTAGAGGAAATGCCCCCTCGTGTGACATCCCTGGCACATTAGCGATTCTTTTCAGATCGAAATTGCAGTAGCCCAAGACCTTCTTATCACCACCTTCCAAGATACTGATCTTGACATTTTGCGTGCGCGGGTCACTTATAAGGAATCGTAAGCCTTGGCTCCATGTGGGAGCCGCACTGCTGACCTGGAATGTATCCTTCGACGTTTTACCAACGTTCACCTTACATAGCAACCATGTTGGGGTCTCTATTGACGTCATATCTTTAGGGAGATCTATAGCGTTGATTATCTTGACGAATAGGGCCGCTACTGTGGGGTTACGTGGAGTTGCTTGTCTTAAATCAGAAGGGTTTGGACTCAGAGAGAACCATTTCAAGCCAAGATGGATTCGTCCTTCTTCAACTCCTTCCAAATGAAGC carries:
- the LOC5518390 gene encoding extended synaptotagmin-3, encoding MSEGIEDVQPLPFYKRIAINIRNMSRDEVMELGRYFAVTLALWLVGYMHFSFAWIVMILMIFVSWQFEIEKKTKHRENMVQAHMSSYIDKIQNPPSWVYFSDKEHAEWINKMLLQMWPYVGDMAVDILKNTVEPEMQKNLPKSLNTLYFDKITLGNQPPIIQNVVSYDGDEKKGEFILDLDLKYEGDAQVKLSVKNVKLGLTKFKLNGILRVIFKPLVSLYNPIGGVTVFFLNRPKTKFDLTNLLNVLDFPGLNSTLRRIVDDTIASFVVLPNRVAIPLAEGVDASDLQYPIPQGVLRVKVVEARDLVAKDFGVVKKGKSDPYAILEIGAQKFRTKVKKNDLNPTWNETFEAFVDNSEGQDIDMFLWDEDKAGKDSKLGFLSTQIASAVEQGQRDVWLPLQGAKTGRAHLHLSWFPLSDQASDLKAPQEPHASVAALFVKVVSAESLPQPHKKAHLKSVFCEVSIAEQTNKTFIVYGEKSEWNQGLRFFVRDPANDEVEVKVIESKGNRSLGRVRFNLRSLIQKPHMTVRETFKLEDSGEKSTLTCRFTLRMLKVPDVDAKDAGPRDRKASRKSSKRSFHQKQEDTAVQAIEKTHVPVPILVVNGVQPVDETHHAETGSDQGSVYDDSTLELRTQDFDLKSRGELELNLKYDHVRNTLVVKVISARNLRSGDAENKTNPFVRLYLLPDRSKKTRRVTKTVRGAYSGMFNEVFEYAIGLDLLGDRQLACAVKSDRGLRNRLIGETTVDLGELELTDGVTLHRDLIKMH